AATAATTAGTCAAGAAACAAGTAAAAGAGTTTGTGATCATATGAACAATGATCATCTTGATTCCATTCACAAATATCTTATTCATTATGGGAAGATTTCAAGCTTTGAGAATGCTTACATGGAAGAAATTAATAACAGTTATATAAAAATCAATTACGATGGAAAGTCATCAATTATAAATTTTAAAAATGAAATATCTGAAGAAGAAATTCATTCAACTTTAGTATCAATGCTTAAAGAGATTAAATAAAAATAAATAAGAAAATATCTAATTATTATTTTCATAATAATCAGTAATCTTTTTACACTCCTCAAATGAAAGCATGCTTAATCTAGAAGATGCTTTAAATTTTAAAATTGAACAAACAGCAATTAAATCAGCGATATCAACATTAAGAGCTTCAGAAAGCTCTATTACTCTTAGACCTTTCATTAATAAGAAAAAAATCTTCTTCTACATTATAAATATCATTGAAATTAATGAGCTGCATTCTTCCCTAAACCTGCTATGAAGGGAAATGTTTGTTCATCACCAAATATATCTTCTGTGGAGGAATTAGAAAAATTAGTTTTTTTATTCTTATCAGGCTGAGTTTCCTCTATTT
The window above is part of the Prochlorococcus marinus CUG1415 genome. Proteins encoded here:
- a CDS encoding translation initiation factor IF-2 N-terminal domain-containing protein; the protein is MKGLRVIELSEALNVDIADLIAVCSILKFKASSRLSMLSFEECKKITDYYENNN
- a CDS encoding DUF2470 domain-containing protein — protein: MKIISQETSKRVCDHMNNDHLDSIHKYLIHYGKISSFENAYMEEINNSYIKINYDGKSSIINFKNEISEEEIHSTLVSMLKEIK